The proteins below are encoded in one region of Dioscorea cayenensis subsp. rotundata cultivar TDr96_F1 chromosome 18, TDr96_F1_v2_PseudoChromosome.rev07_lg8_w22 25.fasta, whole genome shotgun sequence:
- the LOC120282533 gene encoding 4-alpha-glucanotransferase DPE1, chloroplastic/amyloplastic isoform X1, with protein sequence MATLRSFCSFKPSVPWISRRDGCRRALDLRSTPDRRRPSGLVLSAVVSANVVGDLVVRTGEYLPEDYGTHFPAREEGKRRAGVLLHPSSLPGPYGIGDLGEEAIRFLDWLHSAGCSVWQVLPLVPPGRRANEDGSPYAGQDANCGNTLLISLEELVKDGLLMKDELPEPMEMERVQFKAISEIKDPLIAKAAERLILSQGKLKEEFERFCKDPGISGWLEDAAFFAAIDRLVDTFSWHEWPESLKNRHLRALVEIHQSEKHFMDIFTAEQFLFQRQWQRVRAHAKGLGIKIMGDMPIYVGYHSADVWANKSSFLLDRSGFPVLVSGVPPDAFSETGQLWGSPLYDWRAMEHNGFAWWIQRIKRAIDLYDEFRIDHFRGFAGFWAIPSEAKIATFGRWKAGPRKAFFDAVVKALGKIDIIAEDLGVITEDVVQLRKDIGAPGMAVLQFAFGSDPDNPHLPHNHEPNQVVYTGTHDNDTIIGWWQNISDKERCSVQKYLWMANETNISWAMIHAAIASVARITVIPMQDILGLGSDSRMNTPATQLGNWRWRIPSAMSFDRLEPEAQKLKDLLFTYNRI encoded by the exons ATGGCTACATTGCGATCCTTTTGCAGCTTCAAACCCTCGGTTCCTTGGATATCGAGAAGGGATGGATGTCGTCGAGCTCTGGATTTGAGATCTACTCCTGATCGCCGGCGACCATCGGGTCTTGTCTTGTCTGCGGTGGTGAGTGCTAATGTGGTGGGAGATTTGGTGGTGCGCACGGGGGAGTACCTGCCGGAGGATTATGGGACGCATTTTCCGGCTCGGGAGGAGGGGAAGAGGAGAGCTGGGGTGCTTCTTCACCCGAGTTCACTGCCTGGGCCGTATGGGATTGGGGATCTCGGTGAGGAGGCCATTCGGTTCTTGGATTGGCTTCATTCAGCTGGTTGTTCAGTCTGGCAG GTACTTCCTCTTGTTCCTCCAGGGAGAAGAGCCAATGAAGATGGATCACCTTATGCCGGACAG GATGCCAATTGTGGAAACACTCTGCTGATTTCACTTGAAGAGTTGGTCAAAGATGGATTATTGATGAAGGATGAACTTCCAGAACCCAT GGAAATGGAGCGTGTTCAATTCAAGGCCATTTCAGAAATAAAGGATCCTTTGATAGCTAAA GCTGCAGAGAGGCTCATTTTAAGTCAAGGAAAGCTTAAAGAGGAATTTGAGAGATTTTGTAAAGATCCTGGAATCTCAG GGTGGCTTGAAGATGCAGCTTTTTTTGCTGCAATTGATCGCCTTGTTGATACATTCTCCTGGCATGAGTGGCCCGAATCCCTAAAAAATAGACATCTGAGAGCCTTGGTAGAGATTCATCAAAGCGAAAAACACTTC ATGGACATATTTACTGCTGAGCAGTTCCTATTCCAAAGGCAATGGCAAAGAGTTCGTGCACATGCAAAAGGTTTAGGAATTAAGATAATGGGTGATATGCCAATTTATGTGGGATATCACAGTGCTGATGTTTGGGCCAACAAaagttcttttttactt GATAGGAGTGGTTTTCCTGTCCTTGTTAGTGGTGTTCCTCCTGATGCCTTCAGTGAAACCGGTCAGCTTTGGGGCAG TCCTCTGTATGATTGGAGAGCTATGGAGCATAATGGATTTGCATGGTGGATACAGAGAATTAAGCGTGCAATTGATCTTTATGATGAATTCAGGATAGATCATTTTCGAGGCTTTGCTGGGTTTTGGGCTATACCATCTG AAGCAAAGATCGCGACCTTTGGAAGATGGAAG GCTGGACCAAGGAAAGCCTTCTTTGATGCCGTCGTTAAAGCTTTGGGGAAAATTGACATCATTGCAGAGGACCTG GGAGTGATAACAGAGGATGTTGTTCAGCTAAGGAAAGATATTGGAGCTCCAGGAATGGCTGTCCTCCAGTTTG CTTTTGGAAGCGACCCAGACAACCCTCATCTGCCTCACAATCATGAACCAAATCAAGTTGTATATACCGGAACCCATGATAATGATACG ATTATAGGTTGGTGGCAGAACATAAGTGACAAAGAAAGATGCAGT GTGCAAAAGTATCTTTGGATGGCAAATGAAACGAATATCTCATGGGCAATGATTCATGCTGCTATCGCATCTGTTGCTCGAATTACTGTCATACCAATGCAAGACATACTTGGTCTTGGAAGTGATTCCCGAATGAATACTCCAGCCACACAG CTAGGAAACTGGCGATGGAGAATACCCAGTGCAATGTCTTTTGACAGGCTAGAGCCTGAAGCACAGAAACTCAAA
- the LOC120282533 gene encoding 4-alpha-glucanotransferase, chloroplastic/amyloplastic isoform X2 — translation MATLRSFCSFKPSVPWISRRDGCRRALDLRSTPDRRRPSGLVLSAVVSANVVGDLVVRTGEYLPEDYGTHFPAREEGKRRAGVLLHPSSLPGPYGIGDLGEEAIRFLDWLHSAGCSVWQVLPLVPPGRRANEDGSPYAGQDANCGNTLLISLEELVKDGLLMKDELPEPMEMERVQFKAISEIKDPLIAKAAERLILSQGKLKEEFERFCKDPGISGWLEDAAFFAAIDRLVDTFSWHEWPESLKNRHLRALVEIHQSEKHFMDIFTAEQFLFQRQWQRVRAHAKGLGIKIMGDMPIYVGYHSADVWANKSSFLLDRSGFPVLVSGVPPDAFSETGQLWGSPLYDWRAMEHNGFAWWIQRIKRAIDLYDEFRIDHFRGFAGFWAIPSEAKIATFGRWKAGPRKAFFDAVVKALGKIDIIAEDLGVITEDVVQLRKDIGAPGMAVLQFAFGSDPDNPHLPHNHEPNQVVYTGTHDNDTVGGRT, via the exons ATGGCTACATTGCGATCCTTTTGCAGCTTCAAACCCTCGGTTCCTTGGATATCGAGAAGGGATGGATGTCGTCGAGCTCTGGATTTGAGATCTACTCCTGATCGCCGGCGACCATCGGGTCTTGTCTTGTCTGCGGTGGTGAGTGCTAATGTGGTGGGAGATTTGGTGGTGCGCACGGGGGAGTACCTGCCGGAGGATTATGGGACGCATTTTCCGGCTCGGGAGGAGGGGAAGAGGAGAGCTGGGGTGCTTCTTCACCCGAGTTCACTGCCTGGGCCGTATGGGATTGGGGATCTCGGTGAGGAGGCCATTCGGTTCTTGGATTGGCTTCATTCAGCTGGTTGTTCAGTCTGGCAG GTACTTCCTCTTGTTCCTCCAGGGAGAAGAGCCAATGAAGATGGATCACCTTATGCCGGACAG GATGCCAATTGTGGAAACACTCTGCTGATTTCACTTGAAGAGTTGGTCAAAGATGGATTATTGATGAAGGATGAACTTCCAGAACCCAT GGAAATGGAGCGTGTTCAATTCAAGGCCATTTCAGAAATAAAGGATCCTTTGATAGCTAAA GCTGCAGAGAGGCTCATTTTAAGTCAAGGAAAGCTTAAAGAGGAATTTGAGAGATTTTGTAAAGATCCTGGAATCTCAG GGTGGCTTGAAGATGCAGCTTTTTTTGCTGCAATTGATCGCCTTGTTGATACATTCTCCTGGCATGAGTGGCCCGAATCCCTAAAAAATAGACATCTGAGAGCCTTGGTAGAGATTCATCAAAGCGAAAAACACTTC ATGGACATATTTACTGCTGAGCAGTTCCTATTCCAAAGGCAATGGCAAAGAGTTCGTGCACATGCAAAAGGTTTAGGAATTAAGATAATGGGTGATATGCCAATTTATGTGGGATATCACAGTGCTGATGTTTGGGCCAACAAaagttcttttttactt GATAGGAGTGGTTTTCCTGTCCTTGTTAGTGGTGTTCCTCCTGATGCCTTCAGTGAAACCGGTCAGCTTTGGGGCAG TCCTCTGTATGATTGGAGAGCTATGGAGCATAATGGATTTGCATGGTGGATACAGAGAATTAAGCGTGCAATTGATCTTTATGATGAATTCAGGATAGATCATTTTCGAGGCTTTGCTGGGTTTTGGGCTATACCATCTG AAGCAAAGATCGCGACCTTTGGAAGATGGAAG GCTGGACCAAGGAAAGCCTTCTTTGATGCCGTCGTTAAAGCTTTGGGGAAAATTGACATCATTGCAGAGGACCTG GGAGTGATAACAGAGGATGTTGTTCAGCTAAGGAAAGATATTGGAGCTCCAGGAATGGCTGTCCTCCAGTTTG CTTTTGGAAGCGACCCAGACAACCCTCATCTGCCTCACAATCATGAACCAAATCAAGTTGTATATACCGGAACCCATGATAATGATACG GTTGGTGGCAGAACATAA
- the LOC120283014 gene encoding protein MIZU-KUSSEI 1 translates to MTEPRKTGSSTSEDQGQPMLSIPRPTISLVKPPRRSFRSRPLRLFGVLRSVFRSLPIFTPKCKPTCHLTPTHLRHTDVSRNLSSSRVTGTLFGYRKGRVSLSIQESPSCLPTLIIELAMQTQVLLRDMSSGMVRIALECEKRPGNLKDHRTTTPPKLLNEPLWTMFSNGKKNGYGLRRDPNEEDISIMELLRAVSMGVGVLPTNSESDGPDSEIAYVRATFEHAIGSRDSETFYMLSHEGNNGPELTIFFVRI, encoded by the exons ATGACCGAGCCGAGGAAGACCGGATCCTCCACCTCTGAAGACCAAGGCCAGCCGATGCTCTCCATCCCCCGCCCTACCATCTCCCTCGTCAAACCCCCTCGCCGTTCCTTCCGCTCCCGCCCTCTCCGCCTCTTCGGCGTCCTCCGCTCCGTCTTCCGCTCCCTCCCCATCTTCACCCCCAAATGCAAACCAACCTGCCACCTCACCCCCACCCATCTCCGCCACACCGACGTCTCCCGCAACCTCTCCAGCTCTCGCGTCACCGGCACTCTCTTCGGCTATCGCAAAGGCCGTGTCAGCCTCTCCATCCAAGAATCCCCTAG TTGTCTTCCAACTCTCATCATCGAACTCGCCATGCAAACCCAagttctcctccgagacatgagCTCCGGCATGGTACGCATCGCATTAGAGTGCGAGAAAAGACCCGGCAACCTCAAAGACCACCGCACAACAACACCGCCAAAGCTACTCAACGAGCCACTCTGGACCATGTTCTCCAACGGCAAAAAGAACGGCTACGGCCTCCGGCGTGACCCCAACGAAGAAGACATCTCCATCATGGAACTCCTCCGTGCTGTCTCCATGGGCGTTGGTGTTCTCCCAACCAACTCCGAGTCTGATGGTCCTGACTCCGAGATTGCCTACGTGCGAGCCACCTTTGAGCACGCCATTGGTTCTAGAGATTCTGAGACCTTCTACATGCTCAGCCATGAAGGAAACAATGGTCCTGAGCTCACCATCTTCTTTGTTAGGATTTGA